A window of Heptranchias perlo isolate sHepPer1 chromosome 40, sHepPer1.hap1, whole genome shotgun sequence genomic DNA:
CACATAGCAACAAGTACTTAGTTCagttatctcactgtctccaatTCTTGGATGAATTTAGCAATGAGAGCATCAGATGTTCATGGAATTTTCCATGTTTTGCActttcagaagccagagcaggatgagtggagcaatggtctggaggtgatgcagagagctctgcagatggagaagaatgtgaaccagagtctgctggatctgcacaaactgtccactgagaggacagaccctcatgtaagtccTTAATACCTTGTGGTattaatatatatttgttgaTAACTTCAGGTTGTCTAAGCCACTGCCATTCTTCAACCATCAGACCAAATTCTGTTTGATGGCTTTTCACTTCTAAGCCTGGTGGACTGGATTGATTCTATGGGAAGATTTTCACTAATTAATTCTCATTAGTCCATCTGTTTGTTCAGCTTGATGGACACCTTACTATTAGTACCAGTTTTGGTGAGGGGCAGATATCAAACAGATCTGAAATCAAAGCCAAGTGGGACGGTTTGGAGTTGACTGGTGCAATGGCAACTTACATTAGCATTGAAGTAGGAGACAGTGAATAGATCCTGAAAAGCAATCTGGTCAAATAGCTGCCTTAATGAAAATATTTCTTCCtagttgtgtgacttcctggagactcactacttggatgaacaagtgaagatgatcaagaagcttggagatcacatcaccaacctgaagagactgggagcccctgagaatggcatgggagtgtacctgtttgacaagctcaccctgggggagagtgattgaACTGCTGCAGGGATAAAGATTGTTCATGCTCCTGTTTATATAATGTGTGTGAGACCCCCATCCTGTAGAAGTGATTACTTTTTTGATTTGCACAAAGCTGAGACCTGGGCTCTTGATTTGAAATGTAATAGTAACTGTCACTAACTGGAAATAAACTGTTCAACATTGAACTGGATTTTGTTGTCTCAAATTGAGTGGTTGCTGATTTTTCACTAACCTAATTTAGTTTACATCTAACAATTACATTGGGCAGTGTAAGTGCTTCATTGTAAGGTtcagtctattgtcaatttaacccccattccaGTTTATTGACTTGGATGTTCAGGATCACATGTTGAAGATCTAATTTCAATTCTGTGTTTACCTTGAATGTTCATAGCACATTCCAATCTTTGCTGGTTTTAATACAAGTTACTGTTGCCACTGAATATTCTTtttccaaaatggcattttccttTTTAAACATCCCCACCCCAGGACAAGATATCAGCTACTGTAACATTGTGTTAAAATATCAGGATAATGAGCTAATGTTAAACCAGATCAGTCCACTGAACAATCCCATTTTAAACTAGACTTTTGCCCTGCGATAAGAAGTCCAGGTATTAAATTGAGTTGCTACAGATCTCATTTAGTTATTGCTGTGGGATACACTGGAGGTAGCTCATGGAACCAAACTCATCATTGCTGCTCTGGGCTTTCTAGTAAATTTAGTGGTCAAACAAGTACAGACCAGTAATGTGAACTCAGAGTacttgggggagggaggaaatgaaCATTGGCACATTTGCTTAGTATCCACTGGCTTCTTAGGGGACAGTATAGATTTGGTGGGGGAGAAGTTACGGTTTGattaagaattttttttgccCCATGTGTGCACCCACCGTCCAGGTAAAGAATCTGCAACACTCACTGTTGATCTCATGAGAAGCAATTGAGTAATGTCCTCAAGGGAGAGTAATATCTGTGCAACTGAACTCCTTCAGGAAGGAGTAAAtacattcaattaaataaaaaagcaaatttaaacaaagctaaATAGATATTTCTCCTGCAAAACCCTTCCACAACCCTGTTCCATCAAATTATAAACCAATACAATCAGCTCCTCCCTAAAATGTATCAATTTGTATTTAGTCCGATTGTGCATTTCATACCAAATAGTAATCATCCTTTCCAAATCCTATTGGTTCTCCATTTGTTTCCTTCACCCCTATAAATGGATCAAATGTTGATGCTGCAGCTGTAATTATCCAGTGTTTACAAGTCAAGTTTAGGAACTTAGTTGTGAACTGCACTGGGTGTGATGGAATTGCAGTCCTCAGTCATTCCATGTTAATGTCTGCAAATTCACTCCAGATGATTTGATTGCATTGAATATTGTCTCAGTGTCACAATTACTTACAAGTAATAAACTTGGCCAGATTATGAAAAGCCACTTCAGTGGAAATATCAAATAGTTCAAAGTTGTGATTGAGCGATTGATACAAAGAGGCACTTTGACAGAGGTCAAAGAACTCAAAAAGCACCAAAGGTGACCGTCCACAGGTCCAGGCTGGACGCGGCCTGTGGGGTGGTCGCTCCGACTCGGATTCGTGGCATTCTCTgcacccgggtggccctggagagggagcacgcggtgtctgccgttatgcttgaggctttctgcgaccggtgggcactgcagggattggagtgcatcctggaacAATATAATAAAATTATTTGACTCTTATTTTTAGTTTAATGATTTGCTGCAAATAAAAACACTCCCTAACCACCTCTTCTTATCAAAGGGGGGTGAAaaacaaaggaaaaaaaagaaaactagATGAACCTCACTTATAAAAAGTCAacctggagaaaaaaaaactttcaatccTATTCGTGTTTGGACAATTAGCTCCAAACGGGAAAATTTATCTGGAGTTTGGAGCCCGTGTGGAGATTCGAGTGATCCATGGCCACAGAGCACCGAGGGAATGATTGGTCCGTCAACCAGCCGGCACCAGTACCTCAGGCCAGTCCCACCGTCCCTTCAGAGCTCACTGATCTGCACAAAGAAAAAGTGCCCCATCTTAGAGTTATTTTCTTTgggtttttttctattttttttgtgattttagGACGCCCTTctatgagaaggtgggggttttagggtgtgtttatgtgtgaAAATCCCAAAGCAAAACCAAAACAagttcaaattataattttattattcttgtccaggatgcactccagtagAATTATTGTAGTGAA
This region includes:
- the LOC137305530 gene encoding ferritin heavy chain, oocyte isoform-like, which encodes MCSQVCQNYHKECEDGVNKQINMELYSSYVYLSMSYYFDRDDVALRHFAEFFKEQSHEEREHAEKLMKFQNQRGGRLVLEDIKKPEQDEWSNGLEVMQRALQMEKNVNQSLLDLHKLSTERTDPHLCDFLETHYLDEQVKMIKKLGDHITNLKRLGAPENGMGVYLFDKLTLGESD